The genomic window TATCAAAGCCAACTGTATCGATCGTGCTCGGCGGAGGGCATTCAATTGGAGTACCGATTGCTGTTTCATGTGACCATTCATTTATCGTTGAAAGCGCGACAATGACCATCCATCCGATTAGATTGACTGGCTTAGTGATTGGTGTGCCTCAAACCTTTGAATACTTAGATAAAATGCAAGAACGGGTCATTAATTTTGTTACGAAGAACTCTAATATTTCAGAGGAATATTTTAAGGAATTAATGTTTGCCAAAGGGAATTTAACGAGAGACATTGGCACGAATGTAGTAGGGAAAGATGCTGTTGAGTGCGGATTAATCGATAGCGTGGGCGGAATTGGTGCTGCAATGAAAAGGTTGAATGAATTGATAGACATTAATAAAAAGAAGAATGAAGGGATGGTCCAATGATCCTTTATACAATGATGCCGCAGGAGCTTATTTACCAAACGAACGAAAGTGAATTTGGAAAACAAAAAGTCGTATCTTATCAGGGAATTCCGGTGCTAGTGAACATGGATGAAGGCCAAACCGGCACAGTAATTCGTATTATGAGCAGTGATCCCGCTCATTTCATGGATGAAGCATGTTTTCCAGGGGCGAAAATTACTTTAACATTACAGTGAATGAAGACGATGTGTTATAATAGATTTAACTTCAGGGCAGCCAAAATATGGCTGCTTTCTTCTTTCAATACATAATATAAATATTCGGTGCATGTTTTATAAATCTATTGTTTAAGATGGAAATAAGAAGATAATACAAGGTGATCATATGGCCAAAAAGAAGCGAAGGCAATCTAGAAAAAAAGAAAATATTAAATCAACAATTAAGTTTGAGCTTATTGGTCTCGCGCTGCTTGCTTTAGGTGTTATTGCAATGGCAAAGCTAGGAAAAGCAGGGGATTGGACCGTGCTGTTTTTTCAGTTTTTCATGGGGGATTGGTATATATTAGGTGTTTTGGGCATGATCGTTTTTGCCAGTTATATCATGTGGAAAAGAACACTGCCAAATTTCTTTAGCACTAAATTGGTAGGCTGTTATTTAATCATTTGCTCTATTCTATTACTTAGTCATACTACCCATATTGAATTATTAACGAATAGCGGAAAGGTACAAAACCCAAGTGTGATTAAACAGACCTTCGAAATGTTTGAGATGGTAAGGAATAGTGAAACGAGCACAGAGAAATTATATGGAGGCATGATCGGAGCTATTCTTATTGCAGTATTCTTTTATTTATTCGATGTTGCTGGAGCCAAATTCATTGCTTTAATAATGATTATCAT from Bacillus sp. DTU_2020_1000418_1_SI_GHA_SEK_038 includes these protein-coding regions:
- a CDS encoding ClpP family protease; this encodes MNNDYKQSSSQNEEQDQPKEGQSSGLIEKIQQLGQTNVPQLSQDSKIHCLTIVGQIEGHLQLPPQNKTTKYEHLIPQIVAIEQNPKIEGLLVILNTVGGDVEAGLAISEMLASLSKPTVSIVLGGGHSIGVPIAVSCDHSFIVESATMTIHPIRLTGLVIGVPQTFEYLDKMQERVINFVTKNSNISEEYFKELMFAKGNLTRDIGTNVVGKDAVECGLIDSVGGIGAAMKRLNELIDINKKKNEGMVQ
- a CDS encoding YlzJ-like family protein translates to MILYTMMPQELIYQTNESEFGKQKVVSYQGIPVLVNMDEGQTGTVIRIMSSDPAHFMDEACFPGAKITLTLQ